Proteins from a genomic interval of Rhizobium etli CFN 42:
- a CDS encoding glutathione S-transferase family protein produces the protein MLTLYYASGTCALASLIALEESGLAFETKKLSFANSEQRSPDYLKINPKGRVPALVTDRGVLTETPAILGFIADSAPTAKLAPLGDAFEMARLQSFNSYLCSTVHVNHAHRRRGSRWTDDPAAIEAMKAKVPQNMADCFTLIEETMFDAPWVMGETYSLADPYLFVMTDWLPADGVDPARFAKVSDHHARMLQRPAVQRALAFDRG, from the coding sequence ATGCTGACATTATATTACGCGTCCGGAACCTGCGCGCTTGCAAGCCTCATTGCCCTGGAGGAATCCGGCCTGGCCTTCGAAACGAAGAAGCTCAGCTTCGCCAATAGCGAGCAGCGTTCGCCGGACTATCTGAAGATCAATCCGAAGGGCCGGGTGCCGGCGCTCGTCACGGATCGCGGCGTGCTGACGGAAACACCGGCGATCCTCGGCTTCATCGCTGATAGCGCCCCGACCGCAAAGCTCGCGCCGCTCGGCGATGCCTTCGAAATGGCGCGGCTGCAATCCTTCAACAGCTATCTCTGCTCGACCGTGCATGTGAACCATGCCCATCGCCGGCGCGGCTCGCGCTGGACCGACGATCCGGCGGCAATCGAGGCGATGAAGGCCAAGGTACCGCAGAATATGGCCGATTGTTTCACGCTGATCGAAGAGACGATGTTCGACGCCCCCTGGGTGATGGGCGAGACCTATTCGCTCGCCGATCCCTATCTCTTCGTCATGACCGACTGGCTGCCCGCCGACGGCGTCGATCCCGCCCGCTTTGCAAAAGTCAGCGACCACCACGCCCGCATGCTGCAGCGCCCCGCCGTTCAGCGGGCGCTGGCCTTCGACCGGGGCTAA
- a CDS encoding ABC transporter permease: protein MFLHHLRVIPLLVRMHVRAQMEYRGAFWLDRFAQILSYGSVFATIGILLARFQTLGGWTWPELALLFSFQLLAYSLGAAMSFVQLRDLEELVRLGTYDTLLIKPFSPWAYLVFSGLNIGYAGHIILAVPLLCWAVLSVDFAWSAASVAFLLAAIVSATLLTGAMITMIGATALMWVRSNHLFSIFFGFWELTRYPLNIFPGSIQLTLITAVPLALTSSVPVGALLGKPIPILGDWAVPVTLAAGPVWVLMAVAHWRYATRKYQGAGG from the coding sequence GTGTTCCTTCATCACCTCCGCGTCATTCCGCTCCTGGTGCGCATGCATGTGCGCGCACAAATGGAATATCGCGGCGCCTTCTGGCTCGACCGGTTTGCGCAGATCCTCTCCTATGGCAGCGTCTTTGCCACCATCGGCATCCTGCTTGCCCGCTTCCAGACGCTTGGCGGCTGGACCTGGCCGGAACTGGCGCTGCTCTTCAGCTTCCAGCTGCTCGCCTATTCGCTGGGTGCGGCGATGAGCTTCGTGCAATTGCGCGATCTCGAGGAGCTGGTGCGGCTCGGCACCTACGACACGCTGCTCATCAAGCCGTTCAGCCCCTGGGCCTATCTGGTCTTCTCCGGCCTCAATATCGGCTATGCCGGCCATATCATCCTGGCGGTGCCGCTGCTCTGCTGGGCCGTCCTGTCGGTCGACTTCGCCTGGTCTGCCGCGTCCGTGGCGTTCCTGCTTGCCGCAATCGTCAGCGCGACGCTGCTCACCGGCGCGATGATCACCATGATCGGTGCGACGGCACTGATGTGGGTGCGGTCGAACCACCTGTTTTCGATCTTCTTCGGCTTCTGGGAGCTGACGCGTTATCCGCTCAACATCTTTCCCGGCAGCATCCAGCTGACGCTGATCACCGCTGTTCCCCTGGCCCTGACCAGCTCGGTCCCGGTCGGCGCCCTGCTCGGCAAGCCCATCCCGATCCTCGGCGATTGGGCCGTGCCCGTAACGCTCGCCGCCGGCCCGGTCTGGGTGCTCATGGCCGTGGCCCACTGGCGCTACGCCACCCGCAAGTACCAGGGTGCGGGCGGCTGA
- a CDS encoding ABC transporter permease, translated as MNAYLAFTRSAFHAQLAYRNEVWANIFGKLVQVVARVAIWLAVYAGAGATVVDGVSLQQMVTYALLGGAVMGATRPERVIGEIGRSLKTGDIAVWLLKPLSYPLYLFANECGSFFYRLATQVIPTVVFTALFYGMLAPESLFHGLMFIVFWALSFVLIFLMSALFGLIAFWLMTSFSLDWILGALLHLFSGLLVPFWFFPEPLATIARHLPFAWVVYYPNAVYLGRLSVADTWLHLGLGLGWAGLFLLGVLRLWRLASRRITVQGG; from the coding sequence ATGAACGCTTATCTGGCCTTCACACGCAGCGCCTTCCACGCGCAGCTCGCCTACCGCAACGAGGTCTGGGCCAATATTTTCGGCAAACTGGTGCAGGTCGTCGCTCGCGTCGCCATCTGGCTCGCCGTCTATGCCGGCGCCGGCGCGACCGTGGTCGACGGCGTCTCGCTGCAGCAGATGGTGACCTACGCCCTGCTCGGCGGCGCTGTGATGGGTGCCACCCGCCCGGAAAGGGTCATCGGCGAGATCGGCCGCTCGCTCAAAACAGGCGATATCGCCGTCTGGCTACTGAAGCCGCTCTCCTATCCGCTCTATCTCTTCGCCAATGAATGCGGCAGCTTTTTCTACCGGCTGGCGACGCAGGTGATCCCGACCGTTGTCTTCACCGCCCTGTTCTACGGCATGCTGGCGCCGGAAAGCCTGTTTCACGGCCTGATGTTCATCGTCTTCTGGGCGCTGTCCTTCGTGCTGATCTTCCTGATGTCCGCGCTCTTCGGCCTCATCGCCTTCTGGCTGATGACGAGCTTCTCGCTAGACTGGATCCTCGGCGCCCTGCTGCATCTGTTCTCCGGCCTGCTGGTGCCCTTCTGGTTCTTCCCCGAGCCGCTGGCGACGATCGCCCGCCACCTGCCCTTCGCCTGGGTCGTCTATTATCCCAATGCGGTCTATCTCGGCAGGCTCTCGGTCGCCGACACCTGGCTTCATCTCGGCCTCGGCCTCGGCTGGGCCGGGCTGTTCCTTTTGGGCGTGCTCCGGCTCTGGCGCCTGGCGTCGCGCCGCATCACCGTCCAGGGAGGCTGA
- a CDS encoding ABC transporter ATP-binding protein, whose translation MPALIEARGVSKRFRQHKRFPGLLGAFKTLVTSEYTEVQAVSDIGFDITAGEAVGYLGPNGAGKSTMIKMMTGILVPSAGTLTVLGRTPHLSRMDNAREIGVVFGQRSQLWWDLPLIDSFTLHQRIYDIPAARYANNLRHFSELLDLSPFLDRAVRQLSLGQRMRAEIVMSLLHDPKILFLDEPTIGLDVVAKDAVRRFLAEINRERGVTIILTTHDLQDIETICPRLIMVDHSRLIFDGELRSLRAALGSARRLTLEFASDPGPLRLSTASLVSDEGLRKEYLIEREDVSLVKILSEVGSDRDLKDVALHEPDIEEVIRTFYQGRNARAARAS comes from the coding sequence ATGCCGGCTTTGATCGAAGCACGGGGCGTCAGCAAGCGCTTCCGGCAGCACAAGAGATTTCCGGGTCTGCTCGGCGCCTTCAAGACGCTCGTGACGAGCGAATATACCGAGGTTCAGGCCGTTTCCGATATCGGCTTCGATATTACGGCTGGCGAGGCTGTCGGTTATCTCGGCCCGAACGGCGCCGGCAAATCGACGATGATCAAGATGATGACCGGTATTCTGGTGCCGAGTGCCGGAACGCTTACCGTGCTCGGCCGCACGCCGCATCTCTCCCGGATGGACAATGCCCGCGAGATCGGCGTCGTCTTCGGCCAGCGCAGCCAGCTGTGGTGGGACCTGCCGCTGATCGACAGCTTCACCCTGCACCAGCGCATCTATGATATCCCGGCCGCCCGCTATGCGAACAATCTGCGCCACTTCAGCGAACTGCTCGACCTCTCGCCCTTTCTCGACCGGGCGGTGCGCCAGCTCAGCCTTGGCCAGCGCATGCGCGCCGAGATCGTCATGTCGCTGCTGCACGATCCGAAGATCCTCTTTCTCGACGAACCGACGATCGGTCTCGACGTGGTCGCCAAGGATGCGGTGCGGCGCTTCCTCGCCGAGATCAACCGCGAACGCGGCGTCACCATCATCCTCACCACCCACGATCTGCAGGACATCGAGACCATCTGCCCGCGGCTGATCATGGTCGATCACTCCAGGCTGATCTTCGACGGCGAGTTGAGGAGCCTGCGCGCTGCCCTCGGCTCGGCCCGGCGGCTGACGCTGGAATTTGCCAGCGACCCCGGCCCCTTGCGGCTCAGCACCGCGTCGCTCGTCAGCGACGAGGGCCTGCGCAAGGAATATCTGATCGAGCGTGAAGACGTGTCGCTGGTCAAAATCCTTTCGGAGGTCGGCAGCGACCGCGACCTCAAGGACGTGGCGCTGCACGAGCCTGACATCGAAGAGGTCATCCGCACCTTCTACCAGGGTCGCAACGCCAGGGCGGCCCGGGCCTCATGA
- a CDS encoding DUF2087 domain-containing protein, which yields MSRKLIPLQVSDASAFAKSLRLQLSGHEGFPSHLQFLNMLARAAGYGNFQSLRTKTDPAESERHLPASAPAADAEIDRKHIDRVQRSFDEELRLMRWPSRRMDQITALWLLWSQIPSAREMSEQEVNALLRDRHLFGDHALLRRELCELGLMRRTRDGSVYRRVDRSMPINAATILRQHSSRQAH from the coding sequence ATGTCCAGAAAACTCATTCCGCTCCAGGTGAGCGATGCCTCCGCATTTGCCAAGTCGCTTCGCCTGCAGCTCTCCGGTCATGAGGGGTTTCCCTCTCACCTGCAGTTCCTGAACATGCTGGCCCGGGCTGCCGGTTACGGCAATTTCCAGAGCCTGCGTACAAAAACCGATCCCGCAGAAAGCGAGCGGCACCTGCCGGCATCGGCGCCTGCCGCCGATGCCGAGATCGACCGGAAGCACATCGATCGTGTTCAACGCAGCTTCGACGAAGAGCTTCGCCTGATGCGCTGGCCTTCGCGGCGCATGGATCAGATCACGGCGCTCTGGCTTCTCTGGTCGCAGATACCCTCGGCAAGGGAGATGTCCGAACAGGAGGTTAATGCTCTTCTTCGCGACAGGCACCTGTTTGGAGATCACGCCTTGCTGCGGCGGGAGCTCTGCGAACTCGGCCTGATGCGCCGGACGCGCGACGGCAGCGTCTACAGGCGCGTTGATCGGTCGATGCCGATCAACGCGGCGACGATCCTGCGTCAGCATTCCTCACGCCAGGCACACTAA
- a CDS encoding SDR family NAD(P)-dependent oxidoreductase, whose translation MKDIVALVTGGSRGVGRGIALALLAEGVTVHVTGRTRFEAEAKQAGSAGSLEGLELEAAKLPGRLSVHRCDHASDGDSERVCEAIRAGGRLDILVNNAWPGYERMVEDGEFTWPRPFWEQPVWRWEAMIGTALRGAFMTSRALAPLMISAQRGLIVNISFWAAQLHEGNAVYGIAKAAADKMPLTSRMSCAPTMSPPLRFIRGSSAPKPFLRTPSIST comes from the coding sequence ATGAAAGACATCGTCGCTTTGGTCACCGGCGGAAGCCGCGGCGTAGGCCGCGGCATTGCCCTTGCTCTGCTTGCCGAAGGCGTCACCGTTCATGTGACCGGCAGGACGCGTTTCGAGGCGGAAGCAAAGCAAGCGGGATCGGCGGGATCGCTCGAGGGGCTCGAGCTTGAAGCGGCAAAACTGCCGGGGCGCCTTTCCGTCCATCGATGCGATCACGCTAGTGACGGCGACAGCGAGCGAGTGTGCGAAGCGATCCGAGCCGGCGGCAGGCTTGATATTCTGGTGAACAATGCCTGGCCAGGCTATGAACGTATGGTGGAAGACGGAGAGTTCACCTGGCCGAGGCCATTTTGGGAGCAGCCGGTTTGGCGGTGGGAGGCGATGATTGGCACCGCGCTCAGGGGCGCTTTCATGACCTCGCGCGCCCTCGCTCCATTGATGATCTCGGCGCAACGCGGCCTCATCGTCAACATCTCCTTCTGGGCGGCCCAGCTCCACGAAGGCAATGCGGTCTATGGAATAGCCAAGGCTGCCGCCGACAAGATGCCGCTGACTTCGCGCATGAGTTGCGCCCCCACAATGTCGCCGCCGTTGCGCTTTATCCGGGGCTCGTCCGCACCGAAGCCGTTCTTGAGAACGCCGAGCATTTCGACATGA
- a CDS encoding DUF2231 domain-containing protein has protein sequence MNPKSTMSIAGHPIHPMLIPFPVAAFVGTFVVDIVYTRSGDPAWAVATNWMLGAGLVMAALAAVAGLVDFVGDSRIRDLRDAWFHMIGNVVLVLIEAVNLWRRLAEGGDFIVPTGLVLSLIATALLLFNGWKGWEMVYRHRVGVSEDPTNPTR, from the coding sequence ATGAACCCGAAAAGCACTATGAGCATTGCCGGTCATCCGATCCATCCGATGTTGATCCCGTTCCCGGTCGCCGCCTTCGTCGGCACGTTTGTCGTCGACATCGTCTACACTCGATCGGGCGATCCGGCCTGGGCAGTTGCGACCAATTGGATGCTCGGCGCCGGGCTGGTCATGGCGGCGCTGGCGGCAGTTGCCGGATTGGTCGACTTTGTCGGCGACAGCCGCATTCGCGACCTGCGCGATGCCTGGTTCCATATGATCGGCAATGTCGTCCTTGTCTTGATCGAGGCCGTCAACCTCTGGCGCCGATTGGCCGAAGGCGGCGACTTCATCGTCCCGACCGGATTGGTGCTGTCTTTGATCGCCACCGCCCTTCTTCTGTTCAATGGCTGGAAAGGCTGGGAAATGGTCTATCGCCACCGCGTCGGCGTCAGCGAGGATCCGACCAATCCGACGAGATAA
- a CDS encoding LysR substrate-binding domain-containing protein codes for MKNLNSVHLNGLRALEAVGRLGSLQAAADELGVSVGAVSQQVIKAEAQLGQVIFERTARGMIAAEAGRPVLSALGDGFARLSQAVSIARRKDDTILTISVAPVFAARWLVCRLDRFAERHPDIKLRLDATTNLINPSLGDVDIGIRVGDGRWPDVNAELLLEQEVFPVCSPEMAAKLRAPADILALPAVIDGRAMFSWEIWMREAGLSGATLSTRHVFNDASLCLDAAIAGQGVMLAWQTLAGFSLAEGRLAAPFGIRAKTGFGHYFITAEGVREPKKVRDFKAWIREEMAGTLALFA; via the coding sequence ATGAAGAACCTGAATAGCGTCCATCTCAACGGCCTCAGGGCGCTGGAGGCGGTCGGTCGTCTCGGCTCGCTGCAGGCAGCCGCCGATGAGCTCGGCGTCTCGGTCGGCGCCGTCAGCCAGCAGGTGATCAAGGCCGAAGCCCAGTTGGGGCAAGTGATTTTCGAGCGCACTGCCCGGGGAATGATCGCCGCCGAAGCCGGTCGGCCGGTGCTTTCGGCGCTCGGCGATGGCTTTGCCCGTCTTTCTCAGGCGGTTTCGATCGCAAGACGCAAGGACGATACGATCCTGACCATCTCGGTGGCGCCGGTCTTCGCCGCCCGCTGGCTCGTGTGCCGGCTCGATCGCTTCGCCGAGCGCCATCCCGACATCAAGCTACGGCTGGATGCGACGACCAATCTCATCAATCCCTCCCTCGGCGATGTCGATATCGGCATCCGCGTCGGTGATGGCAGATGGCCTGACGTGAATGCCGAGCTGCTGCTGGAGCAGGAGGTGTTTCCCGTCTGCTCACCGGAAATGGCGGCGAAACTGCGTGCACCCGCAGATATCCTGGCATTGCCTGCGGTCATCGATGGCCGCGCCATGTTCAGTTGGGAAATCTGGATGCGCGAGGCGGGGCTGTCAGGCGCGACCCTTTCGACGCGCCACGTCTTCAACGACGCCTCACTCTGCCTCGACGCGGCGATCGCCGGCCAGGGCGTCATGCTCGCCTGGCAGACGCTTGCGGGCTTTTCGCTGGCCGAGGGCCGGCTGGCGGCCCCCTTCGGCATTCGCGCCAAGACCGGCTTCGGTCATTATTTCATCACTGCCGAGGGTGTGCGCGAGCCGAAGAAGGTCAGGGATTTCAAGGCCTGGATCCGCGAGGAAATGGCCGGCACGCTGGCGCTTTTCGCGTAA
- a CDS encoding YbhB/YbcL family Raf kinase inhibitor-like protein has translation MTLTLISKAFAQDQPIPKKYARAGENLFPPLTWSGAPEETRSFALMVEDPDAPHGTFRHCGIANIPAQWCALAESVDTAPEQAPRFYKNDFGNARYDGPQPPAGDRPHHYIFRLAALDVPKLSVPDAAGISAMWAEAKKHALAEATVTGTYQTH, from the coding sequence ATGACTTTGACATTGATCAGCAAGGCTTTTGCCCAGGATCAGCCGATCCCGAAGAAATATGCGCGCGCCGGCGAGAACCTCTTTCCGCCGCTTACCTGGAGCGGCGCCCCCGAGGAGACCAGGAGCTTTGCTCTGATGGTTGAGGATCCGGATGCTCCGCATGGCACGTTCCGCCATTGCGGCATTGCCAATATCCCGGCGCAGTGGTGCGCACTTGCCGAAAGCGTCGATACGGCGCCGGAGCAGGCGCCGCGCTTCTACAAGAACGATTTCGGCAATGCCCGTTACGATGGCCCGCAGCCGCCGGCAGGCGATCGCCCACATCACTACATCTTCCGCCTCGCGGCCCTCGACGTGCCGAAGCTTTCTGTCCCGGATGCCGCCGGTATCAGCGCGATGTGGGCGGAGGCAAAGAAACACGCATTGGCGGAAGCGACCGTCACCGGCACCTATCAGACGCACTGA